A DNA window from Arachis duranensis cultivar V14167 chromosome 3, aradu.V14167.gnm2.J7QH, whole genome shotgun sequence contains the following coding sequences:
- the LOC127745470 gene encoding uncharacterized protein LOC127745470, whose amino-acid sequence MGMEFSSREAVIKAMKDYTIRRGIDYRVYESEPTIFYAKCTQYGAEAIRPLVEVDPSIKVKSVIVKVQSRFNYTISYRKAWLAKKKAMESIFGGWEASYEVLPIWFEAMCHKEPSAVFIIGDGNNMYDFTYVGNVAHSHLCADRALASEGEVSKKAAGDVPLKDSLITFFVSQDGNNNIVPIAFAIVEGETSDAWSAIGRSNRAWSPPRAFYMFCIRYIESNFLRKFKEPYLQKFIVNIGYSRIIWEYQMRYQRLRKRSEAYTNWLDWITREQYPLAFDGGYLWGHMTTNLVEMNELFTRKRAEVEARINAGHVFFELLTYADNGATVVNSKLTEFHVDMYLLVVQISGWISKYRPKMTRFLNEMDTRMLHGPRHCKQCGAESHNHSRCRQSGGPSAGPVGE is encoded by the exons ATGGGAATGGAATTCAGTTCGAGGGAGGCAGTAATCAAGGCAATGAAAGATTATACCATCCGTAGAGGTATAGACTATCGGGTATATGAGTCAGAACCGACGATATTCTATGCTAAATGTACACAATATGGCGCAG AAGCAATTAGGCCATTGGTAGAGGTTGACCCATCTATAAAGGTGAAATCAGTCATTGTGAAAGTACAGTCGAGGTTTAACTACACCATCAGTTATCGCAAGGCATGGTTAGCAAAGAAGAAGGCGATGGAGTCAATTTTCGGAGGTTGGGAAGCATCGTATGAAGTTTTGCCCATATGGTTTGAGGCTATGTGTCACAAGGAGCCGTCAGCAGTG TTCATTATTGGTGATGGCAATAACATGTATGATTTCACTTATGTTGGAAACGTGGCTCATTCCCATTTATGTGCTGACCGAGCTCTAGCTTCAGAGGGGGAAGTTTCAAAAAAAGCTGCAGGAGATGTACCTTTGAAAGATTCTCTCATTACATTTTTTG TCTCACAAGATGGTAATAACAATATCGTGCCTATTGCATTTGCcatagtggagggagagactTCTGATGCATG GTCAGCTATTGGTCGTAGTAATAGGGCTTGGTCTCCTCCGAGAgctttttatatgttttgtatCCGGTATATTGAGTCAAACTTCTTGAGGAAGTTCAAGGAACCTTATCTACAGAAGTTTATCGTCAATATCG GATATTCGAGGATTATTTGGGAGTACCAGATGCGCTATCAACGATTACGCAAACGGAGTGAGGCTTACACCAACTGGCTTGACTGGATCACACGTGAGCAGTATCCTTTGGCATTTGATGGTGGATACCTATGGGGTCATATGACCACCAATCTTGTGGA AATGAATGAGTTGTTCACTAGAAAAAGAGCCGAGGTTGAGGCTCGAATTAATGCTGGACATGTGTTCTTTGAGCTG TTGACTTACGCCGACAACGGTGCGACTGTGGTAAATTCTAAGTTGACCGAATTCCATGTTGACATGTATTTGCTTGTTGTGCAAATCAGCGGTTGGATTAGCAAGT ATCGGCCTAAGATGACCCGCttcttgaatgagatggacACTCGTATGTTACATGGTCCTAGGCACTGCAAGCAATGTGGTGCCGAGAGCCACAACCATAGTAGATGTCGTCAAAGTGGTGGTCCAAGTGCAGGACCAGTCGGAGAGTAG